Proteins co-encoded in one Bremerella sp. TYQ1 genomic window:
- a CDS encoding alpha/beta hydrolase: MRLLLIPLTVALCAFFALEPSLVHAQGKSKKEIPPPEAITVSTKDGMIIHGTYFGSNLGKKAIPVIMLPGWERSQKDLTGLALAMQKEGLAVLTVDLRGHGNSKSIQGPGGQIVEIDLDRIRASDFEAFVAQDLEAVKGFLMQENNKGNLNIEMLTIVGCDFSATAALNFAAQDWSWPILPAMKQGQDVKGLILVSPPKTFKGFNANRALQVPAVKNELSIMIIAGQQDRTSFSDAKRVFSSIDKIRQKTVTDSKDRTVFFAAKPTGLEGTDLLVDPRSNCLKDILFFTKVHLAELQSSDPWTDRTTPLN; encoded by the coding sequence ATGCGTTTGCTATTAATCCCGCTGACAGTCGCCCTGTGCGCGTTTTTCGCTTTGGAACCTTCCCTTGTCCATGCTCAGGGCAAGAGCAAGAAGGAAATTCCACCTCCGGAAGCGATCACCGTTTCGACTAAGGATGGCATGATCATCCACGGTACGTACTTCGGGAGCAACCTCGGCAAGAAAGCGATCCCCGTGATCATGCTTCCAGGCTGGGAACGCAGCCAGAAAGATCTCACCGGGTTAGCGCTGGCAATGCAGAAAGAAGGCCTCGCCGTTTTGACGGTCGATCTTCGCGGCCACGGCAACAGCAAGTCGATCCAAGGTCCCGGCGGTCAGATCGTGGAAATCGACTTGGACCGAATTCGCGCCAGCGACTTTGAAGCGTTCGTCGCCCAAGACCTGGAGGCCGTGAAAGGCTTCCTGATGCAAGAGAACAACAAGGGCAATTTGAACATCGAGATGCTGACGATTGTCGGCTGCGATTTCAGTGCGACGGCTGCTTTGAATTTTGCCGCTCAAGACTGGAGCTGGCCCATCCTGCCGGCCATGAAGCAAGGGCAAGACGTGAAAGGCTTGATCCTGGTTTCGCCACCGAAAACCTTCAAGGGTTTCAACGCAAACCGTGCCCTGCAAGTGCCAGCGGTGAAGAACGAACTGTCGATCATGATCATTGCCGGTCAGCAAGATCGCACGAGCTTCAGCGATGCGAAGCGTGTTTTCAGCTCGATCGATAAGATTCGCCAGAAGACGGTTACCGACTCGAAAGATCGTACTGTCTTTTTCGCCGCGAAACCGACAGGCCTGGAAGGGACCGACCTACTTGTCGATCCTCGCTCGAACTGCCTGAAGGACATCCTGTTTTTCACGAAGGTCCACCTCGCCGAGCTGCAATCGAGCGATCCTTGGACCGATCGCACGACTCCGCTTAACTAG
- the yajC gene encoding preprotein translocase subunit YajC, whose protein sequence is MFDLTAWPVHILAQDGGFANPLTWLPIIAILVLGYFMLVRPEQKKASDVRKMLDGIKKNDRVETIGGIIATVVSVKKDQQEVVLRLDDKSGTEMRVRMRAIAGVLSKEGKPSDNAES, encoded by the coding sequence ATGTTTGATTTGACGGCATGGCCGGTTCACATCTTGGCACAAGACGGCGGTTTCGCGAATCCTCTTACTTGGCTGCCGATTATTGCGATTCTGGTGCTGGGTTATTTCATGCTGGTCCGACCCGAGCAGAAAAAAGCTTCGGATGTCCGGAAAATGCTGGACGGGATCAAGAAGAATGACCGCGTGGAAACGATCGGTGGGATCATTGCCACGGTGGTTAGCGTGAAGAAAGACCAGCAAGAGGTCGTACTTCGCCTGGACGATAAGTCGGGGACGGAGATGCGGGTTCGCATGCGAGCGATCGCCGGAGTTCTCTCGAAAGAGGGAAAGCCGAGCGATAACGCCGAATCCTGA
- the secD gene encoding protein translocase subunit SecD: MQKSCTIFAVMLVLTLTVTMLPGVDFGLDAGGSSWLGSTAMAQETPATEVPTPSTQVAPAETPSSGTSQTLNVLGIIFLTLVVPYVLGVWLASAIRLPDMGRKLGVILASLVCSVTVCFLLWPPKFGIDLQGGVILVYEVDEQASLDLLAADSSPGETPFDLTPQKQLEQGTAQLITQLQKRINPSGVSEVVIRPYGENQVEVIVPQAESSDLESIKRLITKAGVLDFMIVANKQDHDYLITRAQDEAQIGVTYVTDREGKRIGRWVRVDDDARGSVGESNFSDPSLTPYLNSQRHLVRGGGPGIPFEVLMRVERPEFRLGGKHLSSAAIARDEYNKPAVGFEFGVDGANRMGRLSQENLSEQNIPRKLGIVMDNYLISAPRINAMITDSGIITGDFTQQEVSDLVQVLRSGKLPVVLRKEPISEQKISATLGDDTIRKGTVAITVSLIAVLVFMAIYYRVAGLVACFALLFNLVLILAIMIAIKADLTLPGIAGLVLTVGMAVDANVLIYERIREEINGGASLRVALSNGFGKAMSTIVDANITTLITAAVLYRIGTDQVRGFAVTLFVGILMSMFTAIYVSRGIFDILEKKRILTTLRFMPSASSIGFDFIGKKRIAAMISLVVILVGMIGVSVRGKDIFDIDFNGGSSVQVYLKEAMPISEVRSKLTDVLPDLSVSAVTLEGHEDRIYKVDTSMSEYGQLGKVQLTDRTGATAEVDLAGVESLTEIIKKLAAAEVGIAVLPNPDGDGVEFQDETGADSGSMSVKNVDDDTQTADHLRMNFSTDALRYNTGQIPAGVQVVQDRIAQVFTGPNGESLLMMHNMDFAQPAAAPGASASTPATSEEAPATEEPMTSSEPEPMTEEEPASDESEEKPEGDMQSFMAPVSSRLFALLPWQVTLDVLLQEDGGEEEPASEGEASGESPAEEKPAEETPSEEKPAEEAPAEDKPAEESPMQEPSEEAKPMEESPAPMEEAPAEETPAEESPMTPTPMGEAPQASPENPLATPEAEAEAPRFQTETELTFDEKISADTVRTLIKDAANALSVVPPEVSLLDGEGQTLPVDSRVSQATWTVKLSTQPAESAKILEQASKKLDSTPVWPSSSKIGSKVAGDMQTMAILAIAFCLIGIVGYIWFRFQSVAFGVAAVVALVHDVLVTLGFIALSVWLAPVFGFLQVTEFKISLPVVAAFLTIIGYSLNDTIVIFDRIREVRGKSPDLTSEMINLSINQTLGRTLLTSITTLIVVLILYFIGGEGIHSFSFSLVIGVIAGTYSTVFIACPVLLWLMNRDKSEKKAEA, encoded by the coding sequence ATGCAGAAGAGTTGCACGATTTTTGCTGTCATGCTCGTGCTGACGCTGACGGTCACTATGTTGCCGGGCGTCGATTTCGGGCTGGATGCCGGCGGAAGTTCGTGGCTGGGCTCAACGGCAATGGCACAAGAAACGCCAGCCACCGAGGTCCCTACCCCGAGCACCCAAGTTGCTCCAGCGGAAACGCCGAGTTCTGGTACTTCTCAAACCTTAAACGTGCTGGGAATTATCTTCCTGACGTTGGTTGTTCCTTACGTCCTCGGCGTATGGTTGGCCAGCGCCATTCGGCTTCCCGACATGGGGAGAAAGCTGGGGGTGATTCTCGCCAGCTTGGTTTGTAGTGTCACTGTCTGCTTCCTGCTGTGGCCTCCGAAATTTGGTATCGACCTGCAGGGTGGTGTCATTCTCGTTTACGAAGTGGACGAGCAAGCCAGCTTGGATTTGTTGGCGGCTGACAGTTCGCCCGGCGAAACACCGTTCGACTTAACGCCGCAAAAGCAACTGGAACAAGGGACCGCTCAGCTGATCACTCAGCTGCAGAAGCGAATTAACCCATCCGGTGTTTCCGAAGTGGTTATTCGTCCTTACGGCGAAAACCAGGTCGAAGTGATCGTGCCGCAAGCCGAATCGTCCGACTTGGAATCGATCAAGCGACTGATCACCAAAGCGGGTGTTCTCGACTTTATGATCGTGGCCAACAAGCAAGACCACGACTATCTAATCACGCGTGCTCAAGACGAAGCTCAGATCGGCGTCACGTACGTGACCGACCGCGAAGGTAAGCGTATCGGTCGTTGGGTTCGCGTCGATGACGATGCTCGCGGATCGGTCGGCGAAAGCAACTTCTCCGATCCAAGCCTGACGCCCTACCTCAACAGCCAACGGCACCTCGTTCGTGGCGGTGGGCCTGGCATTCCGTTTGAGGTCCTCATGCGAGTCGAGCGACCTGAGTTCCGCCTCGGTGGTAAGCACCTTTCTTCGGCGGCAATCGCTCGTGATGAGTACAACAAGCCAGCCGTTGGTTTCGAGTTCGGCGTTGACGGTGCAAACCGTATGGGACGGCTTTCTCAGGAAAACCTGAGCGAACAAAACATTCCGCGAAAGCTTGGGATCGTGATGGATAACTATCTGATCTCGGCGCCGCGAATTAATGCGATGATCACCGACAGCGGTATCATCACCGGCGATTTCACGCAGCAGGAAGTTTCTGACCTGGTTCAGGTGCTTCGCAGTGGTAAGCTGCCGGTTGTCTTGCGAAAAGAACCGATCAGCGAACAGAAAATCAGCGCCACACTTGGTGACGACACGATCCGCAAAGGGACCGTCGCGATTACGGTTTCGTTGATCGCCGTGTTGGTCTTCATGGCTATCTATTACCGCGTCGCCGGTTTGGTGGCCTGCTTCGCGCTGCTGTTCAACTTGGTGCTGATCCTGGCCATCATGATCGCCATTAAAGCTGACTTGACGCTGCCCGGTATCGCCGGTTTGGTGCTGACGGTCGGTATGGCAGTCGACGCGAACGTGCTGATCTACGAGCGTATCCGCGAAGAAATCAATGGCGGAGCTTCTCTGCGAGTTGCGTTGTCCAACGGTTTCGGCAAAGCGATGTCGACCATTGTCGACGCAAATATCACCACGCTGATTACCGCCGCTGTGTTGTACCGAATCGGTACCGACCAGGTTCGTGGTTTTGCCGTGACGTTGTTCGTCGGTATTTTGATGAGTATGTTCACCGCGATTTACGTTTCGCGAGGCATCTTTGACATTCTGGAAAAGAAGCGAATTCTTACCACGCTGAGGTTCATGCCTTCTGCTTCCAGCATTGGCTTCGACTTCATCGGTAAGAAGCGTATCGCTGCGATGATCTCGTTGGTTGTCATCCTGGTCGGCATGATTGGGGTGAGTGTCCGCGGTAAGGATATCTTCGACATCGACTTCAACGGTGGTTCGTCGGTTCAGGTCTACCTGAAAGAAGCGATGCCAATTTCTGAAGTTCGTAGCAAGCTGACCGATGTTCTGCCTGACCTGTCGGTGAGTGCGGTGACGTTGGAAGGCCACGAAGATCGAATCTATAAAGTCGACACCTCGATGTCGGAATACGGTCAGTTGGGCAAAGTCCAATTGACTGACCGGACTGGGGCAACTGCCGAAGTTGATCTTGCAGGCGTCGAATCGCTGACCGAGATCATTAAGAAGTTGGCTGCGGCTGAAGTCGGCATCGCGGTTCTGCCAAATCCGGATGGCGATGGCGTCGAATTCCAGGACGAAACAGGAGCCGATTCTGGTTCCATGTCGGTCAAGAATGTCGACGACGACACCCAGACGGCCGATCATCTGCGAATGAACTTCAGTACCGATGCACTGCGTTACAACACCGGCCAAATTCCGGCGGGCGTGCAAGTGGTGCAGGATCGGATCGCCCAAGTCTTTACCGGACCAAACGGCGAGAGCCTGCTGATGATGCATAACATGGACTTTGCTCAGCCTGCTGCCGCTCCTGGGGCTTCGGCTTCGACGCCGGCTACTAGTGAAGAAGCACCGGCAACCGAAGAGCCCATGACATCTTCCGAGCCAGAGCCGATGACGGAAGAGGAACCAGCCTCGGATGAATCGGAAGAAAAGCCAGAAGGTGACATGCAATCGTTCATGGCTCCTGTTTCCAGCCGCTTGTTTGCCTTGTTGCCGTGGCAGGTGACTTTGGATGTCCTGCTGCAGGAAGATGGGGGCGAAGAAGAGCCTGCTTCGGAAGGTGAAGCTTCAGGGGAATCTCCTGCTGAGGAGAAACCTGCAGAAGAAACGCCAAGCGAGGAAAAGCCAGCGGAAGAGGCTCCAGCCGAAGATAAGCCTGCTGAGGAATCGCCGATGCAGGAACCTTCGGAAGAAGCCAAGCCTATGGAAGAATCGCCGGCACCTATGGAGGAAGCTCCCGCGGAAGAAACTCCTGCCGAAGAGTCTCCGATGACGCCGACTCCGATGGGAGAGGCTCCCCAGGCTTCCCCGGAAAATCCATTGGCGACGCCAGAAGCGGAGGCGGAAGCACCACGCTTCCAGACCGAAACGGAACTGACTTTTGACGAAAAGATCAGTGCTGATACGGTGCGAACGCTGATCAAGGATGCAGCCAATGCTCTTTCGGTTGTTCCGCCGGAGGTTTCACTCCTCGATGGCGAAGGGCAAACGCTGCCAGTTGATAGCCGCGTAAGCCAGGCGACTTGGACAGTTAAGCTTTCGACACAACCTGCGGAATCGGCCAAGATCTTGGAGCAAGCCAGCAAGAAGCTCGACTCGACGCCAGTCTGGCCCTCGTCCAGCAAGATCGGTAGCAAAGTGGCTGGCGACATGCAGACGATGGCAATCTTGGCGATTGCTTTCTGTTTGATCGGGATCGTGGGCTACATCTGGTTCCGCTTCCAAAGCGTTGCCTTCGGTGTTGCCGCTGTCGTGGCATTGGTTCACGACGTGTTAGTCACGCTCGGGTTTATTGCACTGAGTGTCTGGCTCGCTCCTGTCTTCGGTTTCCTTCAGGTGACCGAATTCAAGATCAGCCTGCCGGTGGTGGCTGCGTTCCTGACGATCATTGGTTACTCGCTCAACGATACGATCGTGATCTTCGACCGTATCCGCGAAGTCCGCGGTAAGAGCCCTGACTTGACCAGTGAGATGATCAACCTCAGCATCAACCAAACGCTCGGTCGTACGTTGTTGACCTCGATCACGACGTTGATCGTGGTGTTGATCCTGTACTTCATCGGCGGTGAAGGCATCCATAGCTTCTCGTTCTCGCTGGTGATCGGCGTCATCGCTGGTACGTACAGCACGGTGTTTATCGCATGCCCGGTTCTGCTGTGGCTGATGAATCGTGATAAGAGCGAAAAGAAAGCAGAAGCTTAA
- a CDS encoding PQQ-binding-like beta-propeller repeat protein — MSVASLAARCYGAVVGLLFLVGPFVLNALADDWPQWMGPQRDDVYRESGVIDSIPEEGLKVKWRVPIAGGYAGPAVADGRVFVTDYVAQTNEISNNPGARQDRQGKERVLAFDEETGDKLWEYSYDRPYSISYAVGPRCTPTVDGDHLYWIGAEGDLVCLEVETGKPVWKRSLVADFGAEIPIWGVAGHPLVNGEMLYVMVGGKGQGVVALDKRTGKVLWKSLDSKMGYAPPVIVEAGETRQLIIYHPEGVASLNPKSGEKYWEIPLTPSFEMSIARPMVDGNRMYASGIQAESVMIELADDQPAAKALWRGERKEAVYSGTSTPIFVDGVLYGSDCNVGSFIAVNGENGERYWETFEATRPDVTRFIKHGTAFVTRLGESNRYLIFSEVGDLLVAELSKEGFRSLGRFHVLEPTSEAFGRSVVWTHPAYANQTGYFRNDKELVAVDLGSK, encoded by the coding sequence ATGAGTGTCGCCTCGCTTGCTGCCCGTTGTTATGGGGCTGTTGTCGGGCTTTTGTTTCTGGTTGGACCGTTTGTTCTTAACGCTTTGGCAGATGACTGGCCGCAGTGGATGGGGCCCCAGCGAGACGACGTTTACCGCGAATCTGGCGTGATTGATTCTATCCCCGAAGAGGGGCTGAAGGTGAAGTGGCGAGTGCCGATTGCCGGAGGCTATGCTGGTCCAGCGGTCGCCGATGGCCGAGTGTTTGTGACCGATTACGTTGCCCAGACGAACGAAATTTCTAATAACCCTGGGGCTCGCCAAGATCGTCAGGGGAAAGAACGTGTTCTGGCATTCGATGAAGAGACCGGCGATAAGCTGTGGGAGTATTCCTACGATCGGCCCTACTCGATCAGTTATGCGGTAGGGCCTCGCTGCACTCCCACTGTGGATGGAGACCATCTGTATTGGATTGGTGCCGAGGGAGACTTGGTATGCCTGGAAGTTGAAACTGGAAAGCCGGTTTGGAAGCGAAGCCTTGTCGCGGATTTCGGGGCCGAGATTCCCATCTGGGGGGTGGCAGGTCATCCGCTTGTGAACGGTGAGATGCTTTACGTCATGGTCGGCGGAAAAGGCCAAGGGGTTGTCGCTCTGGATAAGCGGACCGGAAAAGTTCTTTGGAAGTCGCTTGATTCCAAGATGGGTTATGCCCCGCCAGTGATCGTTGAAGCAGGTGAAACGCGTCAATTGATCATCTATCACCCTGAAGGCGTGGCTTCGCTGAATCCCAAGTCGGGTGAAAAATATTGGGAGATTCCACTCACTCCTTCGTTTGAAATGTCGATTGCTCGACCAATGGTGGATGGTAATCGAATGTATGCCAGCGGCATTCAGGCGGAGTCGGTCATGATCGAGCTGGCCGATGATCAGCCTGCTGCGAAGGCTCTGTGGCGTGGCGAACGGAAAGAGGCCGTTTACAGTGGAACGTCCACGCCAATCTTTGTGGATGGTGTTCTGTATGGCAGCGACTGTAACGTTGGCAGTTTTATCGCGGTTAATGGCGAAAATGGTGAGCGATACTGGGAAACATTCGAGGCGACTCGGCCTGATGTGACCCGGTTTATTAAGCATGGAACCGCATTTGTTACTCGTTTGGGCGAGTCGAATCGCTATCTGATCTTTAGCGAAGTAGGAGATCTGCTAGTCGCGGAACTCTCCAAGGAAGGCTTCAGGTCTTTGGGGCGATTCCATGTGCTGGAACCGACAAGCGAAGCATTTGGGCGATCGGTGGTCTGGACTCACCCTGCCTATGCGAATCAAACAGGTTATTTCCGAAACGATAAAGAACTGGTCGCCGTCGATCTCGGCAGCAAATAA
- a CDS encoding DUF2752 domain-containing protein, which translates to MAESPPISPLRWYQRILMGLGGLVLAILLATAAWLTPSSAGLGTHQQLGLPPCTLVQLTGTRCPSCGMTTSWSHLMKGNVWGSLKANTAGCLLGLISLFLAPWMLSSAVIGRLTLPAPSDGLLISITVLVVAVTLGDWLIRINM; encoded by the coding sequence ATGGCTGAGTCCCCGCCAATTTCCCCGCTTCGCTGGTATCAGCGAATCCTCATGGGGTTGGGAGGCTTGGTTTTGGCCATTTTACTGGCGACAGCTGCCTGGCTCACGCCAAGCTCTGCGGGGCTCGGCACGCATCAGCAACTGGGGCTTCCCCCATGCACGCTGGTGCAGTTGACCGGAACGCGTTGCCCTTCATGCGGCATGACAACAAGTTGGTCGCACTTGATGAAGGGAAACGTCTGGGGTTCGCTTAAAGCGAATACAGCAGGCTGCTTGCTAGGGCTGATTTCCCTATTCCTGGCCCCCTGGATGTTGAGCTCGGCCGTGATCGGCAGGCTCACCCTTCCAGCTCCGAGTGACGGACTGTTGATCAGCATTACTGTGCTGGTCGTCGCCGTGACGCTGGGAGACTGGCTGATACGAATCAACATGTAA
- a CDS encoding LysM peptidoglycan-binding domain-containing protein, giving the protein MNGDSKFLTMAALGVIGLGSAMPYWSAWSTPPQAPPEANTAQESTAQPSVEAQFNSQQYWEQQVSRPDVVTLTPRGDRSMGLDNPAKIPSLSMDMEVARPIAAQPILADVPINQVGNVSLASRVEAPGTPRTASHAVVPIEIPGSAKPLPPTVTSPVIATRQVMKPELPATQVQQQFTPLPRIAPPNHGTSNSGSNITREHRVRDGDSLESIAEKYLGDPLLADTIYRANRGQLDSPDLLPIGVTLTIPSTQTADQAPQLTEKVQPMTRLRPVSTASENRGGSNPWTTLSPPGT; this is encoded by the coding sequence ATGAACGGCGATTCCAAGTTTCTTACCATGGCCGCACTAGGAGTGATTGGCCTTGGTTCCGCCATGCCCTATTGGTCGGCATGGAGTACTCCGCCTCAGGCACCGCCCGAGGCTAACACTGCTCAAGAGTCAACGGCTCAGCCATCGGTTGAAGCTCAGTTCAACTCGCAGCAGTATTGGGAGCAGCAAGTCTCCCGCCCTGACGTCGTGACGCTCACACCGCGCGGCGATCGCAGCATGGGTCTCGATAATCCGGCGAAGATTCCTTCTCTGTCGATGGACATGGAAGTAGCTCGGCCGATCGCGGCTCAACCAATTCTGGCCGATGTTCCGATCAACCAGGTCGGCAACGTCTCGTTGGCTTCTCGTGTAGAAGCCCCAGGAACTCCGCGCACGGCTAGCCATGCCGTGGTGCCAATCGAAATTCCTGGATCGGCCAAACCCTTGCCGCCAACGGTGACATCCCCGGTAATCGCCACGCGGCAAGTAATGAAACCTGAACTGCCGGCGACGCAAGTCCAGCAGCAGTTCACTCCCCTGCCCCGCATTGCTCCGCCGAATCATGGCACAAGCAACAGCGGTTCCAACATAACGCGGGAGCACCGCGTACGCGATGGTGACAGCTTGGAGTCGATCGCCGAGAAGTACCTCGGCGATCCGCTTCTCGCGGATACGATCTATCGTGCGAATCGAGGGCAACTCGATTCTCCTGACCTGTTGCCGATTGGAGTCACACTGACGATTCCAAGCACGCAAACAGCCGATCAGGCGCCGCAGCTAACCGAGAAAGTCCAGCCAATGACGCGGCTTCGTCCCGTTTCCACCGCCAGTGAGAATCGCGGTGGAAGCAATCCATGGACGACACTTTCGCCGCCGGGGACCTAA
- a CDS encoding PVC-type heme-binding CxxCH protein, whose translation MTYLRRSSAAATGLLIAAAVIASHATADDNKTKSLNSASNEAVREHIRNFEGRGQTADFSIPALSPKEAEAKFVTPDDVRMQVALAEPDVRQPVCVNFDERGRMWVVQYLQYPFPAGLKVVKYDEHLRAVFDKVPPAPPNHDRGADKITIHEDTNGDGIFDTHKTFVDGLNITTSALPGRGGVWVMNPPYLLFYPDENQDDIPDADPEVHLSGFGLEDTHAVANSLTWGPDGWLYGAQGSTCWATVQVTKNPSHDPVHFKGQAIWRYHPETHQFEIFAEGGGNTFAVEFDAKGRLFSGHNGGNTRGFHYVPGGYYQKSWGKHGALTNPHAYGFFPAMKHAPAERFSHTLVRYESDALPSRYHDRIVAPVPLHNYVAVSKMSPHGSTWQTEDEFHAIETDDVWFRPVDIKVGPDGCIYIADWCDTRLTHVDPRDTWDRARGRVWRLQPTDFPARQPIDLRQLSTQQLVDMLASKNKLQRQLVQRMLRERKDTSVADSLVESLPDANGQLALETLWAIDALDRYTSDVAQVALAHDDPYVRLWGVRLLSESQANALSSKLLALTAKEPHAEVCSQLASSAKRIPGPLGLAMAQTLATRDDLADDPHLPLLTWWAVEAHANDSSFNVTEFATSLTNSQTGEQIVLPRLAQRLAAEDDPRSLKQLALLLESTPKPKLRGRMLQSIDEAFSGRKIDNLPSELREAIVASAAGNSPAQLALLVRAGQHDAEQTAIAKMATDKTPRAERLKLIQLLGQVGSEQARDALAALAQSNARHEIRIAAIGALSSFPSSTLAEQFVKRYPNEPEAIQSAIIDYATTSPAPAKPLLDAIEAQRIPRSAVSVDLVENLKLHGDQSLNAKLAKLWGSTRATPDELAAQLEQTATILKTGKGTAEEGKLLFTKRCGTCHKLFGEGSSIAPELTGYERTNLDFMLLSIVDPSAAIREEYTNYRVLTVDGRVLSGFLKNQDDKTITLQNADNAALVIPRDEIEAGPLALDKSLMPDRLLEDLTADQIRDLFAYLQSQP comes from the coding sequence ATGACATATCTTCGTCGATCTTCCGCCGCGGCGACCGGTCTTCTGATTGCCGCTGCTGTAATTGCTTCGCACGCGACTGCTGACGACAACAAAACGAAGTCGCTCAATTCGGCCAGCAACGAAGCGGTTCGCGAACATATCCGCAACTTCGAAGGGCGTGGACAAACGGCCGACTTCTCGATTCCGGCACTCTCCCCCAAAGAAGCGGAAGCCAAGTTTGTCACTCCTGACGATGTCCGTATGCAAGTCGCATTGGCCGAGCCCGACGTCCGACAGCCCGTTTGCGTCAACTTCGACGAGCGGGGACGCATGTGGGTCGTGCAGTATCTGCAATATCCATTTCCCGCTGGACTGAAGGTGGTGAAGTACGATGAGCATCTTCGAGCCGTGTTCGACAAAGTCCCCCCGGCTCCGCCGAACCATGATCGTGGCGCGGACAAGATCACCATTCACGAAGACACCAACGGCGACGGCATCTTCGATACGCACAAGACGTTTGTCGACGGCTTGAACATCACCACCAGCGCACTGCCTGGCCGCGGGGGCGTCTGGGTAATGAACCCACCCTACTTGTTGTTTTATCCAGACGAGAACCAGGATGACATTCCCGATGCCGATCCCGAGGTTCACCTATCTGGCTTCGGTTTGGAAGATACGCACGCGGTCGCCAACAGCTTGACATGGGGCCCCGACGGTTGGCTGTATGGTGCCCAGGGCAGTACCTGTTGGGCAACGGTCCAAGTGACGAAGAACCCTTCGCACGATCCCGTTCATTTCAAAGGGCAAGCGATCTGGCGTTATCATCCCGAGACACACCAGTTCGAGATCTTCGCCGAAGGGGGCGGCAACACGTTTGCCGTCGAGTTCGATGCCAAGGGGCGTCTTTTCTCCGGCCACAACGGCGGCAACACCCGCGGCTTTCATTACGTTCCCGGCGGCTACTATCAGAAGAGCTGGGGCAAACATGGGGCACTGACCAATCCGCACGCGTATGGTTTTTTCCCAGCCATGAAGCATGCCCCCGCCGAGCGTTTCAGCCATACGCTGGTGAGGTATGAAAGCGACGCGTTGCCGAGCCGTTACCACGATCGCATCGTCGCCCCGGTGCCGCTGCATAACTACGTGGCAGTCTCGAAGATGTCGCCCCATGGTTCGACCTGGCAGACCGAAGATGAGTTCCATGCCATCGAAACCGACGACGTTTGGTTCCGTCCTGTCGATATCAAAGTGGGGCCTGACGGGTGCATTTACATCGCCGACTGGTGCGACACCCGGCTCACGCATGTCGATCCGCGAGATACATGGGACCGTGCCCGGGGCCGCGTCTGGCGATTGCAGCCAACAGATTTTCCGGCGCGACAGCCAATCGATCTTCGCCAGCTTTCAACGCAGCAGCTCGTCGACATGCTGGCCAGCAAGAACAAGCTGCAGCGGCAATTAGTGCAGCGAATGCTCCGCGAACGTAAAGACACTTCCGTCGCCGACTCGCTTGTCGAAAGTCTGCCAGACGCGAACGGCCAACTGGCCCTGGAAACACTTTGGGCCATCGATGCTCTCGATCGTTACACTAGCGATGTCGCCCAAGTCGCTCTCGCTCACGACGATCCTTATGTGCGGCTATGGGGCGTACGACTTCTCAGCGAATCGCAAGCCAACGCCCTAAGCAGCAAACTATTGGCACTAACGGCCAAAGAACCACACGCCGAAGTTTGCAGCCAACTAGCTTCCTCCGCGAAACGAATTCCGGGGCCGCTAGGCCTGGCGATGGCTCAAACGTTGGCCACGCGGGACGATCTGGCCGACGATCCTCACTTGCCGCTGCTCACATGGTGGGCGGTCGAAGCGCATGCAAACGATTCCTCTTTCAACGTCACCGAGTTCGCTACATCGCTTACCAATAGCCAAACTGGCGAGCAGATCGTCCTGCCAAGATTAGCCCAACGTCTCGCCGCGGAAGACGACCCGCGAAGCCTCAAACAGTTGGCGTTGCTCCTGGAAAGCACACCCAAGCCGAAGTTACGTGGCCGCATGCTGCAGTCGATCGATGAAGCATTCAGTGGACGCAAGATCGACAATCTACCGAGCGAACTTCGCGAAGCAATCGTCGCCTCGGCCGCAGGCAATTCGCCGGCCCAGTTGGCCCTCTTGGTACGAGCCGGGCAACACGATGCTGAGCAGACTGCCATCGCCAAAATGGCCACCGACAAAACGCCTCGCGCCGAACGATTGAAACTGATTCAGCTTCTCGGCCAAGTCGGTTCCGAGCAGGCTCGCGACGCTTTGGCAGCGTTGGCCCAGTCGAACGCTCGGCACGAAATCCGCATCGCTGCAATTGGTGCGCTCAGTTCGTTCCCCAGTAGTACATTGGCGGAACAGTTCGTGAAACGATATCCCAACGAGCCAGAGGCGATTCAATCGGCGATCATCGACTATGCCACGACCAGCCCAGCGCCCGCCAAGCCGCTGCTCGACGCGATTGAAGCGCAACGCATTCCTCGATCGGCGGTCTCGGTCGACCTGGTCGAAAACCTCAAGCTGCACGGCGACCAGTCACTGAACGCGAAACTAGCAAAGCTCTGGGGCTCGACCAGGGCCACGCCAGACGAACTGGCCGCCCAACTGGAACAGACCGCGACCATTTTGAAGACAGGCAAGGGGACCGCCGAGGAAGGGAAGCTGTTGTTCACCAAGCGGTGCGGGACGTGCCACAAGCTGTTCGGCGAAGGCTCGAGCATCGCTCCGGAGCTGACCGGCTACGAGCGGACAAACCTCGACTTCATGCTGCTTTCAATCGTCGACCCTAGCGCGGCGATTCGTGAAGAGTACACGAACTATCGCGTACTGACTGTCGACGGTCGCGTGCTGTCTGGTTTTCTGAAGAACCAGGACGACAAAACAATCACGCTGCAAAATGCCGACAACGCAGCTTTGGTGATCCCGCGCGACGAGATTGAAGCGGGACCGCTCGCGCTGGACAAGTCGTTGATGCCGGATCGACTTTTGGAAGACTTAACGGCAGATCAAATTCGCGACCTGTTCGCGTACCTCCAAAGCCAGCCATGA